Proteins co-encoded in one Paenibacillus antri genomic window:
- the gerQ gene encoding spore coat protein GerQ has product MMMNRQQFPVAPQGTAPFSYQGAPAYPTTYQGAAPQTTPPMPSGAMIPTGGMATPPAAQPVFEESYIENILRLNLGKMATVYMTFENNSQWNAKIFKGRLEAAGRDHIIISDPATGMRYLLLMINLDYVTFEGELNYEYPGFTSGIGR; this is encoded by the coding sequence ATGATGATGAACCGTCAACAATTCCCGGTCGCCCCGCAGGGCACCGCTCCGTTCTCGTACCAAGGCGCTCCCGCATACCCGACGACGTATCAAGGCGCTGCTCCGCAGACGACGCCCCCGATGCCGAGCGGAGCGATGATTCCTACCGGCGGGATGGCGACGCCGCCTGCGGCGCAGCCCGTTTTCGAAGAATCGTATATCGAAAACATCCTTCGCCTCAACCTCGGCAAGATGGCCACCGTCTACATGACGTTCGAAAACAACAGTCAATGGAACGCGAAAATTTTCAAAGGCCGGCTCGAAGCCGCGGGCCGCGACCATATCATCATCAGCGACCCGGCGACCGGCATGCGTTACCTGCTGTTGATGATCAACCTCGACTACGTCACCTTCGAGGGCGAATTGAACTACGAGTATCCGGGGTTTACGTCCGGTATAGGTCGTTAA
- a CDS encoding metal ABC transporter ATP-binding protein, with translation MSARTNAQVPLEVKDLTIAYQKKPVVENVSFSIPEGKLIGIVGPNGAGKSTLIKSILGLHPSAAGEVRIYGKPYKEQRKLVGYVPQRESVDWDFPTNALDVVTMGTYGRLGWFQRPGASERAAAMDALAKVGMAGFADRQISQLSGGQQQRIFLARALAQDAKLYFMDEPFVGVDAATEKAIVALLTALKQEGKTVLVVHHDLSTVAEYFDWVMLLNKTLIDIGPTEDVFTAEKLQHTYGGKLAILGGDRSSPFLVGTR, from the coding sequence ATGAGCGCAAGGACAAACGCACAAGTTCCGTTAGAAGTGAAAGATCTCACGATCGCTTATCAGAAAAAGCCGGTCGTCGAGAACGTCTCGTTTTCGATCCCGGAAGGGAAGCTGATCGGCATCGTGGGGCCGAACGGCGCAGGCAAGTCGACGCTGATTAAATCGATCCTCGGGCTTCATCCGAGCGCGGCCGGCGAAGTGCGCATTTACGGCAAGCCGTACAAGGAGCAGCGCAAGCTCGTCGGCTACGTGCCGCAGCGCGAATCGGTCGATTGGGATTTCCCGACGAACGCCCTCGACGTCGTGACGATGGGGACGTACGGCCGGCTCGGGTGGTTCCAGCGCCCGGGCGCCAGCGAACGGGCGGCGGCGATGGACGCGCTCGCGAAGGTCGGGATGGCCGGGTTCGCCGATCGGCAAATCAGTCAATTGTCCGGCGGACAGCAGCAGCGGATCTTCCTCGCTCGGGCGCTCGCGCAGGACGCGAAGCTGTATTTCATGGATGAACCGTTCGTAGGGGTCGATGCGGCGACGGAGAAGGCGATCGTCGCGCTGTTGACGGCGTTGAAGCAGGAAGGCAAGACGGTGCTGGTCGTCCACCACGATCTGTCGACGGTGGCGGAGTATTTCGATTGGGTCATGCTGCTGAACAAGACGCTGATCGACATCGGTCCGACGGAGGACGTGTTCACGGCGGAAAAGCTGCAGCATACGTACGGAGGCAAACTGGCGATCTTGGGCGGGGATCGTTCCTCGCCGTTCTTGGTCGGAACGAGGTGA
- a CDS encoding MFS transporter produces MKTVMWLYLFIFIAFFDLHAQFPMLTPYAISLGAAPSFIGFIMGIYSLTHLPGNLLAGYSVDRFGSKPFIVLSLIGAGALLIAQGHVADPWQLLAVRSVSGFVLAFLSPACLALLAKLARDRVHQSKLMSGNGLVHTLASVVSPAAGALLVAKVGFTAAFVALGWGLIVTGILAAFGVKEAPAALSKDIAPKVEEAVNVSRPAERARNLPWLFYGVPLALSCSQGILFFELPLLSESAASVVETGVLFSIVSVGALITLAMVFFNRVPPLYRTMFGALALAFVFFGLAMRWPVPLPVSLLLIGMAKGVIFPAIAALLASVTDPSKYGRVFSVLSIAFSLGAFFGPIVAGQVRDRLSPYYVAFVVLMTALALLPPPFKRANPASAKT; encoded by the coding sequence GTGAAGACCGTCATGTGGCTGTACTTGTTCATCTTCATCGCATTCTTCGACCTGCATGCGCAATTCCCGATGCTGACGCCGTACGCGATTTCGCTCGGCGCCGCTCCGTCGTTCATCGGGTTCATCATGGGCATCTACTCGCTTACGCATCTCCCGGGCAACCTGCTGGCCGGCTACAGCGTCGACCGGTTCGGCAGCAAGCCGTTCATCGTCCTTAGCTTAATCGGCGCCGGAGCGCTCCTGATCGCCCAGGGCCATGTCGCCGACCCGTGGCAGCTGCTCGCCGTTCGGTCCGTCAGCGGCTTCGTGCTGGCGTTCCTGTCGCCGGCGTGCCTCGCTCTTCTTGCGAAGCTGGCAAGAGATCGTGTCCACCAGAGCAAGCTCATGTCCGGCAACGGCCTCGTCCATACGCTCGCCTCCGTCGTCTCCCCCGCCGCCGGCGCCCTGCTCGTGGCGAAGGTCGGCTTCACGGCCGCCTTCGTCGCGCTCGGTTGGGGGCTCATCGTAACGGGGATCTTGGCGGCGTTCGGCGTGAAGGAAGCGCCGGCGGCGTTGTCGAAGGACATCGCTCCGAAGGTCGAAGAAGCCGTCAACGTCTCCCGACCCGCGGAACGCGCCCGAAACTTGCCTTGGCTGTTCTACGGCGTGCCGCTGGCGTTATCGTGCTCGCAGGGCATTCTCTTCTTCGAGCTGCCGCTTTTATCCGAGTCCGCCGCGTCGGTCGTCGAGACCGGCGTGCTGTTCTCGATCGTCAGCGTCGGCGCGCTCATCACGCTCGCGATGGTGTTCTTCAACCGCGTGCCGCCGCTGTACCGTACGATGTTCGGCGCGTTGGCGCTCGCCTTCGTCTTCTTCGGTCTCGCGATGCGGTGGCCGGTGCCGCTCCCCGTCTCGCTTCTCCTGATCGGGATGGCGAAGGGCGTCATCTTCCCGGCGATCGCGGCCCTGCTCGCGTCCGTGACCGACCCGAGCAAATACGGCCGCGTCTTCTCCGTCCTATCGATCGCCTTCTCGCTCGGCGCGTTTTTCGGTCCGATCGTCGCCGGACAAGTGCGCGACCGTCTCTCGCCGTATTACGTCGCCTTCGTCGTATTAATGACCGCTCTCGCCCTGCTGCCTCCGCCGTTCAAGCGGGCGAACCCCGCTTCGGCGAAGACGTGA
- the cyoE gene encoding heme o synthase — translation MDQPIMNEASATRADETATPTTRASWRDYYNLAKPRMIMTNLITAFGGFWVASKWSIDWFDLAFMLIGSGLIMGSGCVFNNVLDREHDQKMERTKKRAIPTGKIPLSGAIVYGTALGIAGLAALYFLVNPLTALLGIVGHIAYVIIYTYWLKPTSTWSTSVGGISGAVPPVIGYCAVTNAVDLGAILLFGLMFFWQPPHFWALGIRKRDEYQKAGYKVLPVVKGVLRTKWQMVPYLIALYPTTVLLYTLDYVGIVFLIGGLALLTIWTWQCLKGFAAKDDNKWSMGAFKYSLYYLVFVFLLMVADTPHLPA, via the coding sequence GTGGATCAACCGATAATGAACGAAGCCTCGGCCACTCGCGCGGATGAGACGGCGACGCCGACGACACGCGCCTCCTGGAGAGACTACTATAACTTGGCGAAACCGCGCATGATCATGACCAATCTCATTACCGCGTTCGGCGGCTTCTGGGTCGCGTCGAAGTGGAGCATCGATTGGTTCGATCTGGCGTTCATGCTCATAGGCTCGGGGTTGATCATGGGTTCGGGCTGCGTGTTCAACAACGTGCTCGACCGCGAACACGACCAGAAGATGGAGCGAACGAAGAAGCGCGCCATCCCGACGGGCAAGATTCCGCTGAGCGGAGCGATCGTTTACGGAACCGCGCTCGGCATCGCGGGGCTCGCGGCGCTGTATTTCCTCGTGAACCCGCTGACGGCGCTGCTCGGCATCGTCGGCCATATCGCCTACGTGATCATCTACACGTATTGGCTGAAGCCGACGTCGACGTGGAGCACTTCCGTAGGCGGCATCTCCGGGGCGGTTCCGCCGGTCATCGGCTACTGCGCCGTGACGAACGCGGTCGATCTCGGCGCGATCTTGCTGTTCGGCTTGATGTTCTTCTGGCAGCCGCCGCACTTCTGGGCGCTCGGCATTCGCAAGCGCGACGAATACCAGAAGGCAGGGTATAAGGTGCTGCCGGTCGTGAAGGGCGTGCTGCGAACGAAGTGGCAGATGGTGCCTTACTTGATCGCGCTCTATCCGACGACGGTGCTGCTGTATACGCTGGATTACGTCGGGATCGTGTTCCTGATCGGCGGCTTGGCGCTGCTTACGATCTGGACATGGCAGTGTCTCAAGGGGTTCGCCGCGAAAGACGACAACAAGTGGTCGATGGGCGCTTTCAAGTATTCGCTTTACTATCTGGTGTTCGTGTTTCTGCTGATGGTCGCGGACACGCCGCATCTGCCGGCATAA
- a CDS encoding DUF5325 family protein: protein MSKPLSLLFASLSLVCLIAAGASLSYFRTGWAIFFLLASFAVTGAGMALKRRLQRK from the coding sequence ATGAGCAAGCCGCTTTCTCTGTTGTTCGCGTCCCTCAGCCTCGTCTGCCTCATCGCGGCCGGGGCGTCGCTCAGCTATTTCCGCACCGGCTGGGCGATCTTCTTCCTGCTCGCGAGCTTCGCCGTCACCGGAGCCGGCATGGCGCTGAAGCGACGGCTGCAGCGGAAGTGA
- a CDS encoding DNA primase, protein MDFVIIVEGKNDRSRLARLLSPDVPILCTYGTPGSKKLQELVKKVGDRMVYIYTDHDASGKRIRGMLRDLFPDAEQLYTKSGYAGVEGTPDEHLIRQLEKAGLEEYIVYPEPDLLT, encoded by the coding sequence ATGGATTTCGTGATCATCGTAGAAGGAAAGAACGACCGCAGCCGCCTCGCCCGTCTCTTGTCCCCCGACGTGCCGATCCTATGTACCTACGGAACGCCTGGATCGAAGAAGCTGCAGGAGCTCGTCAAGAAGGTCGGCGATCGGATGGTATATATTTATACGGATCACGACGCTTCCGGCAAGCGTATTCGCGGCATGCTGCGAGACCTGTTCCCCGACGCGGAGCAGCTCTACACGAAGTCAGGGTACGCCGGGGTGGAAGGAACGCCTGACGAGCATCTGATCCGACAATTGGAAAAGGCCGGGCTCGAGGAATACATCGTGTATCCCGAGCCCGACCTTCTTACTTGA
- a CDS encoding peptidoglycan D,D-transpeptidase FtsI family protein: protein MNRFTTLDDDPQKNEIAKRRHFTFRINVFFFAVFLLFSVLIVRLAFIQFVEGKTLSAQESERTTRTVLIPPIRGNIYDRNGYPIAYSTSTQSVYYRMEPGKKLEDHQALALALTDLFRRYGDYPDGPPKVEDVFEAMDVGYDWSGERKTMFNTMFEPRRVKSGLTKEEIAYLMAHPEQFPGIEVTEESVRHYDSNTIASQLIGYLKPFSSSNNQKAQYLDYYKDPENTKDYLRMEQVGFDGLEFLYQETLRGKSGARNYPVNSLDQIVGPVTTIPPTKGNFLYLTLDKDVQLIAEQSILDQLEHMQKSTEKYPSMGKNALAGYAVAMEVDTGNVVAMASMPDYDSNVWSGSTMPLSVYQAIEPFYQNGTIKTVYPDVPEGKNRARYPSSIVPLGSTLKPLTVLIGLNEGFYSSTDRYTDTGRFYYGRNDSASIGNSEGHSYGKITPSEAIRVSSNTFMAAMVGEKLYEKYGGENGGPIDVWDDYMKKFGLGVPTGSGLPMETAGVLDYNSKDTRGSVQNAMVMASFGQQGRYTTLQLAQYTAMLANRGKRMKPNFVDKITDFEGQIVETIEPVVLNEETFDSKHWDVVHNGMKSVTKSNSLSQWFGRLPFEVSSKTGTSQQDTAAGKIENSVFIAFAPADDPKLAVAVVVPWGGYGAWGAAPIAAKIFEAYHEYVGFDGKPAGPMSTPPADAETPPADDSTERDVTPPTE, encoded by the coding sequence ATGAATCGGTTTACTACGCTCGACGACGATCCGCAGAAGAACGAGATCGCCAAGCGGCGTCATTTTACGTTTCGGATCAACGTGTTTTTCTTCGCCGTCTTCTTGTTGTTTTCCGTACTTATCGTAAGACTCGCGTTCATCCAATTCGTCGAAGGCAAGACGCTGTCCGCGCAGGAGTCGGAACGGACGACGCGGACCGTGCTCATCCCGCCGATCCGCGGCAATATTTACGACCGCAACGGTTATCCGATCGCGTATTCGACCTCGACGCAATCGGTGTATTACCGCATGGAGCCGGGGAAGAAGCTCGAAGACCATCAGGCGCTCGCGCTGGCGCTGACCGACTTGTTCCGGCGGTACGGCGATTACCCGGACGGGCCGCCGAAGGTCGAGGACGTGTTCGAAGCGATGGACGTCGGGTACGATTGGTCCGGCGAGCGGAAGACGATGTTCAATACGATGTTCGAGCCGAGACGGGTGAAGTCCGGTCTGACGAAAGAGGAAATCGCCTACCTGATGGCGCATCCCGAGCAATTCCCCGGCATCGAGGTGACCGAGGAGAGCGTGCGACATTACGATTCGAACACGATCGCTTCGCAGCTGATCGGATATTTGAAGCCCTTCTCCAGCTCGAACAATCAGAAGGCGCAATATCTCGACTACTACAAAGACCCGGAGAACACCAAGGATTACTTGCGCATGGAACAGGTCGGCTTCGACGGGTTAGAGTTTCTATATCAGGAGACGCTGCGCGGCAAGAGCGGCGCCCGCAATTACCCGGTCAACAGTCTCGATCAGATCGTCGGGCCCGTAACGACGATCCCGCCGACGAAGGGGAATTTCCTGTATTTGACGTTGGACAAAGACGTGCAGCTGATCGCGGAGCAATCGATCCTGGATCAGCTCGAGCATATGCAGAAATCGACCGAGAAGTACCCGTCCATGGGCAAGAACGCGCTCGCCGGGTATGCGGTGGCGATGGAGGTCGACACCGGCAACGTGGTGGCGATGGCGTCGATGCCGGACTACGACTCCAACGTATGGTCGGGGTCGACGATGCCGCTGTCGGTATATCAAGCGATCGAACCGTTCTATCAGAACGGGACGATCAAGACGGTGTATCCGGATGTGCCGGAAGGGAAAAACCGGGCCCGCTACCCGTCGTCGATCGTGCCGCTCGGCTCGACGCTGAAGCCGCTCACCGTGTTGATCGGGTTGAACGAGGGGTTCTATTCGTCGACGGATCGGTATACCGACACGGGGCGCTTTTACTACGGGAGGAACGATTCGGCGTCGATCGGAAACTCGGAGGGCCACTCGTACGGCAAGATCACGCCGTCGGAAGCGATTCGCGTGTCTTCGAATACGTTCATGGCGGCGATGGTCGGCGAGAAGCTGTACGAGAAATACGGCGGGGAGAACGGCGGACCCATCGACGTATGGGACGACTATATGAAGAAGTTCGGGCTCGGCGTCCCGACCGGCAGCGGCCTGCCGATGGAAACCGCGGGCGTGCTCGACTACAACAGCAAGGACACGCGCGGCAGCGTACAGAACGCCATGGTCATGGCGTCGTTCGGTCAGCAGGGCCGGTATACGACGTTGCAGCTGGCGCAGTATACGGCCATGCTGGCGAACCGAGGCAAGCGGATGAAGCCGAATTTCGTCGACAAGATCACCGACTTCGAAGGCCAGATCGTCGAGACGATCGAACCGGTCGTCTTGAACGAGGAGACGTTCGATTCGAAGCATTGGGACGTCGTGCATAACGGCATGAAGTCGGTTACGAAGAGCAATTCGTTGTCGCAATGGTTCGGGCGTCTCCCGTTCGAGGTGTCGTCGAAGACGGGTACGTCGCAGCAGGATACCGCGGCGGGCAAGATCGAGAATTCGGTATTCATCGCGTTCGCGCCCGCGGACGATCCGAAGCTCGCGGTCGCGGTCGTCGTGCCGTGGGGCGGCTACGGCGCATGGGGCGCCGCGCCGATCGCGGCGAAAATCTTCGAGGCGTACCACGAATACGTCGGCTTCGACGGCAAGCCGGCGGGTCCGATGTCTACGCCGCCGGCCGATGCGGAGACGCCGCCGGCGGACGATTCGACCGAGCGGGACGTAACGCCGCCGACGGAGTAA
- a CDS encoding cell wall hydrolase codes for MAVIKANSEHVKLLARLMRAEAEGEGELGMLMVGNVGVNRVRADCLDFKNIRNLQDMVYQRPGGFEATIKGYFYQAARDRDIRLARRAVNGERTHPASNALWFFRPSGDCPAQWYDQANSGRFKAHCFFVPTGEDCPRVFGTF; via the coding sequence ATGGCTGTCATTAAGGCGAACAGCGAGCATGTGAAGCTGCTTGCGAGACTGATGCGAGCCGAAGCCGAGGGCGAAGGCGAGCTCGGCATGCTGATGGTCGGCAACGTCGGCGTGAATCGCGTGCGGGCCGACTGTCTCGACTTCAAGAACATTCGAAACCTCCAGGACATGGTATACCAGCGTCCGGGCGGATTCGAAGCGACGATCAAAGGCTACTTCTATCAAGCCGCGCGGGATCGGGATATCCGCCTCGCCCGGCGCGCCGTCAACGGCGAGCGCACGCATCCCGCCTCGAACGCGCTATGGTTTTTCCGACCGTCGGGCGATTGCCCCGCTCAATGGTACGACCAAGCGAACAGCGGACGCTTCAAAGCGCATTGCTTCTTCGTCCCGACAGGCGAAGATTGCCCGCGCGTGTTCGGCACGTTTTAA
- a CDS encoding SCO family protein yields the protein MGVWRKHWYKATMVAVSVVLLAAIGYVYLGGEKEPPFPVQGPASPFTLNDTTGQPVTMETTTGQVKLLYFFFGNCPDVCPPTSHMLSRVQDRLVEEGVFGSKAQIFQVTIDPERDTVENLTKYASNMNADPNGWKFLRGEVEETKSIAEDYGIFYEQDKESGFYIHSNTVIMIDQDNQIRKRYNADDLDDELIAKDIMKLINS from the coding sequence GTGGGGGTTTGGCGCAAGCATTGGTATAAGGCGACGATGGTCGCCGTCTCGGTCGTGCTGCTAGCGGCGATCGGGTACGTGTATTTGGGCGGGGAGAAAGAGCCTCCGTTCCCGGTGCAGGGGCCGGCGTCGCCGTTCACCCTGAACGATACGACGGGGCAGCCGGTTACGATGGAGACGACGACCGGACAAGTCAAGCTGCTGTATTTCTTCTTCGGGAATTGCCCGGACGTCTGCCCGCCGACGAGCCATATGCTGTCGCGGGTGCAGGATCGATTGGTCGAGGAAGGCGTGTTCGGCTCGAAAGCGCAAATCTTCCAAGTGACGATCGACCCGGAACGGGATACGGTCGAGAACTTGACGAAATACGCCTCGAACATGAACGCGGATCCGAACGGATGGAAGTTCCTTCGCGGGGAAGTCGAGGAGACGAAGTCGATCGCCGAGGATTACGGCATCTTCTACGAGCAGGATAAGGAATCCGGATTTTACATTCATTCGAACACCGTCATTATGATCGATCAGGACAACCAGATCCGCAAGCGGTATAACGCGGACGATCTGGACGACGAGTTGATCGCCAAGGACATCATGAAGCTCATTAACAGTTGA
- a CDS encoding metal-dependent hydrolase: protein MDTATHFAFGFGLAGLAQIDPNVSVDAWTTAAVMIGTVAGSQAPDFDTLIRFRGNELYVRHHRGMSHSIPAWFFWTALISTAVWLAIPAVPYLTLAAWVFAAVLLHVATDMFNTYGTQAFRPITRHWVAWNIIHIFDPFLFGAHLLALALWALDAVPAVVLFPTLYGVLLLYYVWRTVVHILTERTLPKRDPTGREGDEYTAIPTVNWSVWNVVRKNREGNYTIGVWRSGRLKWTDEYVCESSPLIEKSKRHPAVASFLSFSSHPCPHEERRGSETIVRWLDARYQHRKQYPFLAVVKYNANKEPVFSYVGWISEEKLERKLQDAPSKPMLVGTR from the coding sequence ATGGATACCGCAACCCACTTCGCGTTCGGCTTCGGGCTCGCCGGCCTCGCCCAGATCGATCCGAACGTATCCGTCGACGCGTGGACGACCGCGGCGGTCATGATCGGCACCGTGGCGGGCTCGCAGGCGCCGGACTTCGACACATTGATCCGCTTCCGCGGGAACGAGCTGTACGTGCGCCATCATCGCGGCATGTCGCACTCGATACCGGCTTGGTTTTTCTGGACCGCGCTCATTAGTACGGCCGTCTGGCTCGCGATTCCGGCCGTCCCGTACCTGACCCTGGCCGCTTGGGTGTTCGCGGCGGTATTGCTGCACGTCGCGACGGACATGTTCAACACCTACGGCACGCAGGCGTTCCGTCCGATCACCCGGCATTGGGTCGCCTGGAACATTATTCACATCTTCGATCCGTTCCTGTTCGGGGCCCATCTTCTGGCGTTGGCGCTGTGGGCGCTGGACGCCGTTCCGGCCGTCGTCTTGTTCCCGACGCTGTACGGGGTCCTGTTGTTGTATTACGTCTGGCGAACGGTCGTCCACATCCTTACGGAGCGGACGCTGCCGAAGCGCGATCCGACGGGACGCGAGGGCGACGAGTATACGGCCATCCCGACGGTGAATTGGAGCGTGTGGAACGTCGTCCGGAAAAATCGGGAAGGCAACTATACGATCGGCGTATGGAGGAGCGGCCGGCTGAAGTGGACCGACGAGTATGTGTGCGAGTCGTCGCCGCTCATCGAGAAGTCCAAACGCCATCCCGCCGTCGCCTCGTTCCTGTCGTTCAGCTCTCACCCCTGCCCCCATGAGGAGCGCCGCGGCAGCGAAACGATCGTCCGTTGGCTGGACGCCAGGTACCAGCATCGAAAACAGTATCCATTCCTTGCCGTCGTAAAGTACAATGCTAACAAGGAGCCCGTCTTCAGCTACGTCGGCTGGATCAGCGAGGAGAAGCTCGAGCGCAAGCTGCAGGACGCTCCGTCAAAACCGATGCTCGTCGGCACCAGGTAG
- a CDS encoding metal ABC transporter solute-binding protein, Zn/Mn family, with product MRSKRREAGTNMLRAAMTGAIAAAIAVALAGCGAAPSNSGEGEGPVRVTTTIGQITDIVTNIGGERVEVAGIMPSGVDPHLYKATQGDIAKFEDADIVFYNGLHLEGKMTEVFEEMAEHKPTIAVGESIDPASLIEVANADGTQVYDPHIWFDVKLWMQAAETVQRELAKLDPDNAGTYEANAKAYLAELEALDAYARERIATIPEGQRVLVTAHDAFGYFGKAYDIEVRGLQGISTASEAGSKDVTDLRDFLVERKIKAVFVETSVSNRSITAVIEGAKKLGHDLKEGGTLYSDAMGEEGTPEGTYVGMVRHNVDTIVNALQ from the coding sequence ATGAGAAGCAAGCGGAGAGAAGCGGGGACGAACATGTTACGGGCAGCGATGACGGGAGCGATCGCCGCCGCGATCGCCGTCGCGTTGGCGGGATGCGGAGCGGCCCCATCGAATTCCGGCGAAGGGGAAGGGCCGGTTCGGGTGACGACGACGATCGGGCAAATTACCGACATCGTTACGAATATCGGCGGCGAGCGCGTCGAAGTGGCCGGCATCATGCCGTCCGGCGTCGACCCTCACCTGTATAAGGCGACGCAAGGGGACATCGCGAAGTTCGAGGATGCGGATATCGTTTTCTATAACGGTCTGCACTTGGAAGGGAAGATGACGGAAGTGTTCGAGGAGATGGCCGAACACAAGCCTACGATCGCGGTCGGCGAATCCATCGATCCGGCGTCGCTCATCGAAGTCGCGAACGCGGACGGGACGCAGGTGTACGATCCGCATATTTGGTTCGACGTGAAGCTCTGGATGCAGGCGGCGGAGACGGTCCAGCGCGAGTTGGCGAAGCTCGATCCGGACAACGCCGGGACGTACGAGGCGAATGCGAAAGCGTATCTGGCCGAGCTGGAGGCGCTGGACGCGTACGCAAGGGAGCGGATCGCGACGATCCCTGAAGGGCAGCGCGTGTTGGTGACGGCGCACGACGCGTTCGGGTACTTCGGCAAAGCGTACGACATCGAGGTTCGCGGCTTGCAAGGCATCAGCACCGCTTCGGAAGCCGGCAGCAAGGACGTGACGGATCTCCGGGACTTCCTGGTGGAACGGAAAATCAAAGCCGTCTTCGTGGAAACGAGCGTATCGAACCGATCCATTACGGCCGTCATCGAAGGCGCGAAGAAGCTCGGACACGACTTGAAGGAAGGCGGGACGTTGTACTCCGACGCCATGGGCGAGGAAGGCACGCCGGAGGGGACGTACGTCGGCATGGTTCGCCATAACGTCGATACGATCGTTAACGCGCTACAATAA